The uncultured Cohaesibacter sp. genomic sequence GTGGAGAGGGGCTTGTGCTTTGGAAATCAGCAGCGCAAGGACAAGGTTGACATCATCAACAAATAGAAAAGCCCTCACGCAGGAGCATGAGGGCTTTTCTGTTGTTGGCAGTGTTTCATTTACCTGCAGAAACGCTTGTGGCCACTGTAGGTCGTGTAATAGCCGGTTCTAGGGTTGAACGAGCGATATTTGGAATGGCAATAAGCAAACCATGAACGTGTCCAGGGGGCCGGGCGACCATAGTATCTTGGCGGCGGCGGCGGACGATAATAGCGCGGTGGTCGCGGTGCCGGGCGCCAATGACGACGTGGCGGTGCTGGGCGCCAATGATGGCGGCGTGGTGCTGGACGCCAATTGCGGCGTGGCGGAGCATTTCTGCTGCTGGCAACAAGCGCAGCTCCACCTATTGCTCCGGCGGTAAGGCCTACGGCAAATGCGGCGTTACGGCCGCCTTCAGCGCGTGCCTTGGAGATTGGAAATGTCATTGCCAATGCCGGCATGATTGCCGCAACCAGCAGATAGATATAGAGTTTCCTTTTAATCATCGAATGCTCCTAAAAGGGGTCAATTTCGACCTAGGTTCCACGTCTTAGTATGCAGCCAATAATGGCAGAATTATTATTTCTCCATGATTGCTTTTTGAAATAAAAGATCTTTTGGAACGACTTTAGTGTAACAAAAGTTCATCAAAGATGCCATACAAGGGTGCGTGACTGGGTTTTGTGAAAACAAATTGGCTCGTGCCTGCAACAAAGGCCGCATCCGAGCAGCCTTTGTTTATTGCTATGCAGTGACATGCTAGCGGCAGAAGCGATGACGTCCGGAGTAGGTGACATAATAACCGGTGTGCGGATCAAATGAGCGGTAGCGCGCACCACAATATCTGTACCATGCACGCGTCCATGGCGCCGGGCGTCCATAGTAGCGATGTGCCGTGCGGCGCGGAGCATAGTGGCGACCATAATGGGCGTTTGCTGCTATGGCGCCAAAGGTCAGGCCGGTAATCGCGCCGACTGCGAAGGCTGCATGTCTGCCTCCGGCGGCTTCAGCCTCGTTGCTTGGCAAGGCAAGAGTGGTTGCAGCTGCGATAGTTGCGATCATTGCGAAGGTTGCGATGGATTTCTTGAACATGGTCTCTCTCCTCAAATGCGTTGCTTTTTATTTCTGTGTACCGGGAAGCGACTGTTTCTGCCGCCTATACAAGTCTGTCGCAGCGCGGGGAGAGTTGGTTCAAAAATAAATTGATTATTTTCCAAAATCTCTTCCGTGGAGAGATTTTTAGCTTTTTTTCAAAGGCTTATTGGGCGAAACAAAAAAAGGACCGCCTGTGGCAGTCCTTTGGGAGTTCATATGGGCCATGAAGGCTCATACGAGAGAAGATGCAATTTTCCCCTGCCGCCTCAGGGAGGATGGGTAGCAGGGGGAATGGCTATCTTGAAATGTCAGGCACCTTATGAGTTTTCGTCACCGAGCACATAGTCAACGATGTAGGTGCTTTGGTCGTCTCTGGCTACGCCCAGATTTTTAACAACGGCCTTCTGAGTAGAAACAGGCTGGTTTTTGCCGGCTTTCTCAGATGCGAGCACATAATCGACGATTTCGGGGCTCTGGTCGTCTCTGGCTACACCAAGATTTTTGACAACGGCTTTCTCGGTGGAAACCGGAGCTGATTTGCCATCTTTCTGAGAGGCCAGAACATAGTCAACGATGAAGATGCTGCCGTCTGCCTGACGAACGATCTGATCAGCTGCGGACTGGTTTGCTGCCTGAGCTGCCAGAGGAGCTGCGAGGGAAACACCGGCTACGAGTGCTGCGAATACTGCTGATTTTGCATATGCGTTTTTCATTTTTCTTGTCCTTAGTTTTGTTCTGCTCTCGTCTGTTTTTTAAGAGAGCATTTTTATTGTTGGCTTCTTCTGTTTTGTTCTGTCGTCGTTGCGACAACAATGATTTGGGGATGGGAATATTTGTTTTCAAGCTTATTAAACTTCTAGAAACCGGACACTTTTCGAATTTTGCATCTTGAAAATTATTGTCCAAATAATTATCGCCCTACCTAAATTTTCTCAAAAAATTCGGTTGTAACTGATCAAAGATCTCTTTTTGATTGTTATCCTTTGTATGTAAGTTATTGATAAAATTGACATTAAAACACACTTTGTAACCCTGTAAAATTTGCCAGTTTCGACTGCGTTTCAAAGGCCGGTTTTTTTAGAAAATTCGATATGCTGCAAATAATTTTTTTTAAATTTTTTTTGTCAGTCCCCTTGTTTGGGGCGTTTTTCCGGTTCAAGCGGGTTTTGAAGTCGCTTTTTGTCTGCTCGTTGGCCTTTAAAGCATGGTCAAGAGAGCGGCATTGGCGTGGACAAGAAGCTGTGTCAGAATGTGTCTGCGCTTTTGCTGTTCTTTTTTTGAACCCGAATGCGCTCTGAAGCGACAAAGCAATGACAGTAAGATTGAGGCTTGCATGTCTGAAGCAGAGAAAACACGCGATCTTGTCCTTCTTGAGCAGGTTGCGCGAAATGATCGCAAGGCCATTGCTCTGCTTTATCAGAGGCATCATCTTCGGCTTTACCGTTTCTTGCTGCGTTTCGTAAAGAATGAGGCGCAAGCAGAGGAGCTTGTGAACGAGACCTTTATCGATGTGTGGCGTGGAGCCGGAAAATTCGAAGGGCGCTCTCAGGTTTCTTCCTGGATTCTGTCTATCGGACGTAACAAGGCTATTTCCCTGTTACGCAAACGAGCAGATGCCGAACTTGATGATGAATATGCATCCGGGTTGGAAGATGAGAGTGACACGCCGGAAGTGATGACCCTGAAACAGGACAAGGCTGCAGCGATGCGACTTTGCATCAATCGACTGAGTGCCGAGCATAGGGAAGTGATCGATCTCGTTTACTATCAGGAGAAGGCGATCAAGGAGATTGCTGTTATTCTTTCGGTTCCGGAAAACACGGTAAAGACGCGGGTGTTTCATGCACGCAAGAAACTGTCTGATCTTTTGGCGAAATCCGGCATTGATCGTGGATGGCCGTAAGGGAAATGAACAGCAGTGTCGAGGACTATGAAATGACCTATGATCCGGAAATTGAAAAACTCCTGCCCTGGTATGCGAAGGGGCTGTTGGAAGCCAAAGACCAGGAGAGCGTGGAAACCTATCTGGCAACCCATCCCGACATGCGCATGCAGCTCGATTTGATCGAGGAGGAGGCGTTGGCTGTTGAGCAACAACATGCAGCGCTCGGCGCACCTGCGCCAGGAGGATTGGATCGGCTACTGGCTGATATCGACAGCTTGCAGGCGCAAGAAGAAGATATATTGCAGAGAGCGGGCAGACATGGGAGCGCGCCGGGGCTCTTTGCTCGTATGTCTGATAGCATGAAGAAGGTCTTTGCCAACTTCTCAAGTCCGGCCATGCAATTGGTTGGTGCGACGGCGGCTGTCGTTATTGTGGCCCAAGCGGTCGTCATTGGCGGCCTGATGAAACAAGGGCCTGAGACTGCACCGATGCAAGCGCCTGCCTTTACAACTGCTGCCGGGCCGGAAGATTCTGCATCCCGTGCGAAAATATCTCAGGGTGCCAGTGTCTTTCTGATCGCCTTCAAAAAGGAGGCGCGGATTGATGCCGTCAACGCGTTGCTCAAGTCGCTTTCGGCCAAAATTGTTGCCGGTCCCAAGGCGGGCGGGTTTTATCAGATCAAGATAGAGACAGATCTTTTGCCAGAGGGCGGAGAGCGTGCTGTTCTGGAGCGTTTGAAGGCCAACACGGAACTGGTGCAGTTTGTTTCCATGGGCCAATAGGGTTGAGCCGGTCAGGGGAGAGACCATGATGAAGCAGATATTCAGGCAGAAGTCAGTGATTGTATTGGCCGTTGGCAGCCTTATTGCCTTGCCGATGGCGTTCACTCCGATATCGGCTGGCGCACAGACCTACGATCGGTATGATCGCAAACCTCCCTATATAAGAAAACCGCCGACTCATCGACATCCTCAGCGCCCATCACGCTCCAGAGACAATGCGACGGGAGCGGCTATCGGCTTTGGACTTGGTTTGGGGCTCTCTATTATAGAGGGTGCACGCAGGCAGAACGAGATGCAGCAACCACCCGCAAGCTATCGACCGCCAAACACTCCGCCTCCTCGCGGGGGCTATCGACCGGCACCTCGCAAACCATCAAAGGGCGTGCGTCAACCAAGGCCGCCAAGGGTGGCAGATCGCATTCAGTTGCCTGAGACCTTGCGCGTGGCGCGGGCAAAACCACGCATTTATTCCATTGGTAACAAGCCGTGGGCGAGTGATACCGAATTTGTGGTCACGCTCTATCCGGGTCTGCCTGACAGCGCGGTGAATAGCTTCATCCGTGATTATGGGCTGGAGCTGATCGAGCGCACCAAAATAACTTTGCTTGATCAGATCGTCCTGAAGCTTCGTTACCCTGAGGATATGTCGCCACGAGAGGTTCTTGATATGGCAACAGACGGACGGGTGTTCCGTGCGCAGCCAGACTATTTCTATTATCCTTCAAGCGGCGAACAGAGCGCGGTGGACAGTCCCTATGCCGGATTGCAATATGCCTTTGATCGCTTGGGGCTGGAACAAACTGGGTCTGAGTTCAGCGGGGAAGGGGTGCGGCTTGCGGTGATTGATAGCGGCATCCGGTCCGACCATCCGGCTTTGACGGGAGCCGTAGCGTCTCGCTTTTCTGCTTTTGATCAGAATGAGGATGCGCAACTGGTGCCCGAACACGGCACGGCGGTTGCGTCCATCATTGCTGCCCAATCTGGCATGCGTGGCATGGCCCGGGAAGTCTCTCTTCTGTCGGCGCAAGTGTTTCGTGCAAATGCGCAAGGGCACATGGTTGGAGACAGCTTTGATATCGTGAAGGGGATCGAT encodes the following:
- a CDS encoding BA14K family protein, giving the protein MFKKSIATFAMIATIAAATTLALPSNEAEAAGGRHAAFAVGAITGLTFGAIAANAHYGRHYAPRRTAHRYYGRPAPWTRAWYRYCGARYRSFDPHTGYYVTYSGRHRFCR
- a CDS encoding sigma-70 family RNA polymerase sigma factor yields the protein MSEAEKTRDLVLLEQVARNDRKAIALLYQRHHLRLYRFLLRFVKNEAQAEELVNETFIDVWRGAGKFEGRSQVSSWILSIGRNKAISLLRKRADAELDDEYASGLEDESDTPEVMTLKQDKAAAMRLCINRLSAEHREVIDLVYYQEKAIKEIAVILSVPENTVKTRVFHARKKLSDLLAKSGIDRGWP
- a CDS encoding S8 family serine peptidase, coding for MMKQIFRQKSVIVLAVGSLIALPMAFTPISAGAQTYDRYDRKPPYIRKPPTHRHPQRPSRSRDNATGAAIGFGLGLGLSIIEGARRQNEMQQPPASYRPPNTPPPRGGYRPAPRKPSKGVRQPRPPRVADRIQLPETLRVARAKPRIYSIGNKPWASDTEFVVTLYPGLPDSAVNSFIRDYGLELIERTKITLLDQIVLKLRYPEDMSPREVLDMATDGRVFRAQPDYFYYPSSGEQSAVDSPYAGLQYAFDRLGLEQTGSEFSGEGVRLAVIDSGIRSDHPALTGAVASRFSAFDQNEDAQLVPEHGTAVASIIAAQSGMRGMAREVSLLSAQVFRANAQGHMVGDSFDIVKGIDWAVQQGADILNLSFAGGQDDLLQMALIKASEKGLVLVAAAGNEGAEAPVAFPAAYPPVIAVTATDEADALYVFANQGDDVELAAPGVDILVAAGADGFALQSGTSMATAYISGAVALLLQKEPDLSVEEIKQRLSGSALDLGPQGKDPLFGYGRLDVSRALEGDEAD